The following proteins are encoded in a genomic region of Necator americanus strain Aroian chromosome II, whole genome shotgun sequence:
- a CDS encoding hypothetical protein (NECATOR_CHRII.G7459.T1) codes for MLRRSSTPQSSSKNPRFFGSLTRVNHCYVSSLSSQNVARSQSEPYRLGDDVMKAKLKIAELPCVWKSPSVTPACHCLSTLHTGSRRLRRRTVWEFVRDDQISGCSRRLQLWSKAASVSLAMETVSDSVLKAPEQCPQTLTYIPFRREM; via the coding sequence atgctgagaaggagttcgacacctCAGTCATCTTCCAAGAATCCGAGATTTTTCGGAAGCCTAacaagagtaaaccactgctacgTTTCATCTCTGTCTTCACAGAATGTCGCAAGATCGCAATCTGAACCATATAGATTGGGCGACGATGTGATGAAAGCTAAGCTCAAAATAGCAGAGCTGCCTTGTGTGTGGAAAAGCCCTTCTGTTACTCCAGCAtgtcactgcctcagtaccctgcacacagGGTCccgccgtctcagacgtcggacggtatgggaATTCGTGAGAgacgatcaaatctcaggttgctcacgACGTCTTCAACTGTGGAGCAAGGCGGCAAGTGTATCGCTCGcaatggagactgtctcagattCTGTACTTAAAGCACcggaacagtgtccacagacgctgacctacATCCccttccgtcgcgaaatgtag
- a CDS encoding hypothetical protein (NECATOR_CHRII.G7458.T1) — translation MKAALSTFAPFTEATDQLMGQDLHDHRCDLTVLLGLCYAAETRADTVATSRKLLTTHRTFEKYLLKFNRHIQQISGLRGSNFRVMSGLRDSDFRVMSGLRDPAEYVLKAKHRRGGHIIRRIDDRWTKKR, via the coding sequence ATGAAAGCAGCGTTGTCAACATTTGCACCCTTTACGGAAGCTACAGACCAATTGATGGGCCAAGATCTCCATGATCATCGGTGCGACTTGACAGTTCTTCTAgggctctgttacgcagcggagacgagGGCAGACACCGTTGCCACGTccaggaagctacttactacccacagaacCTTTGAGAAAtatcttctgaagtttaaccggcacATACAACAAATATCCGGTCTTCGCGGCTCAAACTTTCGAGTAATGTCCGGTCTTCGCGACTCCGACTTTCGAGTAATGTCcggtcttcgcgacccagcggaatatgtattgaaagcaaaacatagaagAGGCGGTCACATCAtcagaagaatcgacgatagatggactaaaaaaCGCTGA